One Cydia fagiglandana chromosome 5, ilCydFagi1.1, whole genome shotgun sequence genomic window, AGTATGCAATCTCTACCCTTTCGTCGACACCGTGGCCAAGCCCGACGTCACCATCGCAGACGCTGTGGAAAACATCGATATCGGCGGTGTGACCCTCCTCCGCGCCGCGGCGAAGAATCACGACCGTGTCACGATCTTATGTGATCCTAGTGATTACGTCAGTGTTATTGAGGAGTTGAAGCAGAAGAAACAGACTTCTTTGGAAACTAGGTTAGTACAGAAGTAAAGATAACCCTTTAGGTAGAGTGAAGTGGCTGTAAACATGGTTGTCTGTGGTGTGACCCTCCAGACTGCGGTGAAGAATCACGACCGTGTCACGATTTTATGTGATCCTAGTGATTACGTCAGTATTATTAAGGAGTTGAAACAGAACAGCAAGGAGTTGAAAAGAAGCAGACTTCTTTGGAAACTAGTTTAGCCCTTATGTAACCCTTTAGGTATAGGTAGAGTAAAGTGGCTAAGTAAAATTATGGATATCTGTAGTGTGACCCTCCGGGCCGCGGCGAAGAATCACGACCGTGTCACTATTTTATTGTGATCCTAGTGATAATGTTAGTGTTATTGAGGAGTTGAACCAGAAGAGACAGTCTTCTTTGGAAACTAGGTCAGTACAGTAAAGGTAAAGATAACTCTTTAGTAGTAAAGTGGCTGTAAACATAGTTATATAGAGGCGTCACGGATgtgtcaaacttttttgaagtaTAGTAAACATAGATCCGTCTATCCTATATTGCTATATAGTACTGTTATCATGAAACATAAATAGCAAAGTTACTATGTGTCAATCAATATCTTATATTGTGATAACCTTTCGGCTGCTTATTGCCTTTGTAAATCTGGCTCGAGgagcttaatttaatttaatatcgaACACCTTCTAGTAATATAacaataaaaagttatattCAGAATATTCTTTGGTGATTGTATCATGATCATCATAAAGTTTATATTCTAGATATATTACAAGCGGCATGATTTAAACATCAATTCACTACCCGTTAAGGTAAAAAATCTAATGTACTTATATTAACCCTCTGTTAATTATCAATAAAGCTAAATGCTAAGACATATTCTAAAGAAAGGCTCTGTTTCCAGGCAAAAGTTGGCCCTGAAAGCTTTCACCCACACGGCAGGGTACGACACGGCGATCTCTGACTACTTCCGCAAGCAATACTCGGCAGGGAAGGCGCAAATGACCTTACGTTATGGTAAGTGAAACTACCTACATGTAAcatttacttacttaatggcgcaacgacccaaaatgagtcttggcctccgacacgagtgcacgccagttgtctcgatcctgtgccatctcccgccggttatcggcatggagaccgcgcaagtccgcttcaatcgcatcgccccagcgatacctgggacgTCCGATCGGCCTCCGCCTTACCGGGCTTCCCAGGTATGCCCTCTTAGCGCCGCGATCCTCCTCCATTCTCAAAACGTGGCCGAGCCAGCGAAGTCGatgtaaaatttggaaaaagaAAATAAGTAAGAAAACTTATATTCCAAAGTTACAATGGTTTGCCTCTTAAGGTCAAGGCGGAAACAGTGACTCAGTCGCCCGAATATCACCTCTCTCGTTTTGAAATTAGGTTGAGTGAGCCACTGTACCCGGAATTTTTCTACCGAGCCACTGTTTCGTATGCACATACTCGTTAGCTCGCACCACGCTTTATTATCTTTAGCAACAGTTTTGACATAGCTCCAACTAAGTCTAACGTCTCTACCACACCTCAAATAACAGCTGAAACAGCcatttgaatttagaatttaCTGCGTAAGAATACGGTTAACAATTGAATGAATTTGACCACATCCATAACTCCCGAGTTCTGGATGTTCTGGAATTAGTTCCTGAACTAATTCGTAATGAAAacccaaataaatgcccttaccgggctTATCGGGATTAGAGCTGGGAcctactaaaaattaaaacgcAATTACAGGCATGAACCCCCACCAGAAGCCAGCCCAAGTGTTCACAACCCGCGACCGCCTGCCGCTTACAACCATCAACGGTTCCCCTGGCTTCATCAACCTGTGTGACGCGCTCAACGCGTGGCAACTAGTCCGGGAACTGAAGCAGGCCCTCGGGGTCCCGGCCGCCACTAGCTTCAAGCATGTGTCGCCCGCCGGCGCCGCTATTGGATTACCTCTCACGGAGCAGGAGGTAAGACTAGATATTTAGTTATAAGTGACATAAGGGTAGTTGGTGATAGATAAGTCCCCCTTCCCCTGACAACCGTCAACGGTTCCCCCGGCTTCATCAACCTGTGTGACGTGCTCAACGCGTGGCAACTAGTCCGGGAACTGAAGCAGGCCCTCAGGGTCCCGGCCGCCACTAGCTTCAAGCACGTGTCGCCCGCTGGCGCCGCTATTGGATTACCTCTTACGGAGCAGGAGGTTAGACTAGATAATTTGTTATAAGTGATATGAGGGTAGTTGGTGATAGATAAGTCCCCCTCTGACAACCGTCAACGGTTCCCCCGGCTTCATCAACCTGTGTGACGCGCTCAACGCGTGGCAACTAGTCCGGGAACTGAAGCAGGCCGTCGGGGTCCCGGCCGCCACTGGCTTCAAGCACGTGTCGCCCGCTGGCGCCGCTATTGGATTACCTCTCACGGAGCAGGAGGTTAGACTAGATAATTTGTTATAAGTGACATAAGGGTAGTTGGTGATAGATAAGTCCATCCTGCCCGTGGCAACCGTCAACGGTTCCCCCGGCTTCATCAACCTGTGTGACGCGCTCAACGCGTGGCAACTAGTCCGGGAACTGAAGCAGGCCCTCGGGGTTCCGGCCGCCACTAGCTTCAAGCACGTGTCGCCCGCTGGCGCCGCTATTGGATTACCTCTTACGGAGCAGGAGGTTAGACTAGATAATTTGTTATAAGTGATATGAGGGTAGTTGGTGATAGATAAGTCCCCCTCTGACAACCGTCAACGGTTCCCCCGGCTTCATCAACCTGTGTGACGCGCTCAACGCGTGGCAACTAGTCCGGGAACTGAAGCAGGCCGTCGGGGTCCCGGCCGCCACTGGCTTCAAGCACGTGTCGCCCGCTGGCGCCGCTATTGGATTACCTCTCACGGAGCAGGAGGTTAGACTAGATAATTTGTTATAAGTGACATAAGGGTAGTTGGTGATAGATAAGTCCATCCTGCCCGTGGCAACCGTCAACGGTTCCCCCGGCTTCATCAACCTGTGTGACGCGCTCAACGCGTGGCAACTAGTCCGGGAACTGAAGCAGGCCCTCGGGGTTCCGGCCGCCACTGGCTTCAAGCACGTGTGCacgttcagcggcttaagcgtgaagaggtaacagacagacacactttcgcctttataatatcaGTATGGATATTAAGAACCGTCACCGTCAACGCAAGCCCCTGAtaacactcctcggtacggagtaaAACATGTCGAGGGTCGAGCGTTTTCGAATTAAAATATGTCAATAAATCATATTGAAATTGCTCCAGGCCGCAGTATGTATGGTAGCAGACCTGCTGCCCTCCCTCACCCCCCTGGCCTGCGCGTACGCCCGCGCGCGCGGCGCCGACCGCATGAGCTCGTTCGGAGACTTCGTGGCGCTGTCCGACGAGTGTGACGAGGTCACTGCTAGGATCATCTCGAGAGAGGTGTCCGATGGCGTCATCGCGCCTGGATATAGCAAGGGAGCGCTGGAActgttgaagaagaagaagggtgGAAGCTATTGCGTTCTGCAGGTGAGATTACAAACTGAAAATTAGGGTCGACCGCATTTATGCTTTTCAATTAGTCTAATCTAGGTTGATCTCTAAGAATTTTTTGAGCTTACACAGAAATtgaatcaatcatcatcatgaaAATTGGTTGGCACAGCTGCTGAGACGGCAAAATGCCGCAAATACAGGGTGACATTTATGTCGTGATCagtaatatgtttttctaactccatgAACAACGAGCAATTTAATGCCCCTACTCTTACTAAAATcagacaagatttttttttattttttgtcatttattttactcatatatCATCGATCGTGGTGCCCAAGCGCTCACAAATTAATGCGGCAACTTtctaaaaagtttaaaaaaaattacacttaaATTCACATTATAAATTAACCCGTAAGACCCTGTCAGATGAATTAGTCGCGTACCTGGGAAGGGCGAAATTTTAACGAAACCTTAACTTTGACATTGTAATCCAGTGACATATACATATGCCATacgattaataataattataaattatctgTTTTACTACCACATGCTATATTGTACTAATTTCACATAATAACAATCTAGATGGACCCCACCTACGACCCAGCCCTCCTAGAACAAAAGACCATCTTTGGTCTGACCCTAGAACAGAAGAGGAACGACGCTGTAATCACGCCGGACTTGTTCAAGAACGTCGTGACCGACAAGAAGGCGCTGCCTGAGAACGCTGTTAGAGACCTCATCGTGGCCACGATCGCGCTCAAATATACGCAGAGCAATTCTGTGTGCTTCGCTAGAGATGGACAGGTTAGTAATAGTACAGAAGACCATCTTCGGTCTGACCCTAGAACAGAAGAGGAACGATGCTGTACACCCCGGACTTGTTCAAGAACATTGTGACCGACAAGAAGGCGCTGCCTGAGAACGCTGTTAGAGACCTCATCGTGGCCACGATCGCGCTCAAACATACCCAGAGTAATTCTGTGTGCTTCGCTAGAGATGGACAGGTTAGTACAATAGCTAGCCGTCGTCTCACTTATATTTTGgacgtttttttggaaaacttAGGTCATAGTAAGTCTAAGAACACAGTTTattcaggacccctattcgacaagcgacgtttgacgtatcgtgttgatctcccgttgatgtgggaaaaatcataagttctcgaatacgtacaatgtcaaaatttgacattaacaatccacagttgaCAAgtaaaccaaaccgaaccacccttagtttagagttgagttttggttgtaccaaatgatattatccaccgttgaagGAATcgacactcagtatgcaataaaatcgaCTGTTggtttgacgtggatgcgaaatctgacagttgtacatgtcgaatttggccccagtttGTAAGTACTTATAAAATACATGAATCAATTCACGTGTGGCAACATTATTGTAATGTTGTATTGTAATTTTTATGATGTCATTAGACTTAAAAAaatgtaacttgtagctttaagGAAAAGAGTAATGATAATTATGCTAGAACTCTCAAAAATGCTTTAAgtctttataaggcagaggaaTGTGGTGGAAATTATGTGGGcttatttcccacctgattttgaactttactcCAAAGTGATAGTGTTCAATTTTGCACGATTCgtgacacccttatgccttataaatggTTAAGTATTGACAGCAATTATTTTGAGTAggtattaaatttaacttagtCAATAACGGCGCgcaataatgcaaaaaagacttaaaatgtgttttgatagaataagggctcatttagacgatgagAGACATTTagaaatttagcgaactctttaacgatacgaacagtttggtgcaaccgaccctaaattTCTGCCACGAAATGCTGGAACAATATACCACCACCTATACGCAATTCATCATCTgttcatacatttaaaattaagtacAAAAAACACATTCTGAATTTacaaaaaatgttataaaattaaatgccGATGCTACATCTCTCATGATTATCATTGTAGtacttttttaaaaaaaaattgtaaaattgtTTTTGCTATTCTTAACGACGGTGTGATAGTTTGTCCAGCGCTTCAGTAAAGGTAATGCTGTAAAAATGTGGCTATATAATCATCTCTGTTCCCACAAGTTCCTGTTTATGAAAGAATTGTAATTCTGTTTTATGCATCCagccattattattttattttatgcatttCTTTTTGGTAttgattaatttattatttttataagttcaagggtccactgaaaatcagcgtcgttGCACTAAGTGCTCCGACACATGCTGAGTGGTATCCTCTTTGAAACAACCAATTACACTAACCTATGTTACATGTTTGTCTGTATTAATTTTAAGATGTgttgtttcaaataaattattttctattctattctattctattctaaatttcGCATGTGAGTTCGCGCGTCTAAATCTGCCCTAACAGATGAATTCACGATTATTTGAGATCATGACGGATCGTTCGTTTCAGGTGATCGGTATCGGGGCGGGGCAGCAGTCGCGCATCCACTGCACCCGGCTGGCGGGCGGCAAGGCGGCGCTGTGGTGGGCGCGCGCGCACCCGCTAGTGCGCGGCCTGCGCTTCAAGCAGGGCGTCACGCGCGCCCTGCAGTCCAACGCCATCGACAACTTCGTCAACGGGACCATCGGTTAGTGTGTAGCCTATCGTCAgatgtagttttgtggagcattgtatgtaacaataaagttgtaacttctagtataataaataattaaataaataaataaataaataaaataaagatgtcAACCAAATGTGAAATGTTATCGATCCTGACGAACGGCAAGGAGGGTGAAACGCCCGAGTaggtttagtgggtagggccaaattctcccCCCCCTCAGCGAGAGGGGCTTCGCGCTACTGCTCGGCTTCGATTGTAGTTAGAGCATCGCTATAAGACAGGTAGACTCACGCTGTGATCTAACGCTATCGACAACTTCGTCAACGGGACTATGGTTAGTATGGTTGGTCATGTATTCGTTTTCGATGCCAGAGAGAGGAAGGGTGCTCGCATCAACCGATCGCAATTGATGGGCAAGGCTGCTCTATAATGCAGATCCCACTTAGTCATTCAACATTGAACGCGACAAACGGTGGctaatgtatttttaattaattatactcGTGATCCGGTTATTTTTTAGCCCGTTATAATGTCCCACTGCTAGGCAAAAGCCTCTCCCTTTGATGGAAAAAGCACAACAACGGGAGTTACGGAGATctgttgataattttatttcatgggTAATCGATGACAATAAGGTAAACGTCCTAAAgtgacatgctaatgcccaaaggtttcaagatgacatttactgggaccgcgtcgagcaccagtacgttacataggcgtacccacggtggggTAAGGTCACCTGTGAAGGGGTTTTTCACACCCTGATCTCTGAGCAGAAGCTAAGAATTTTTGGGCAGATTAACCGAACCCTGTTACAACGTACCCCTAGCTtcccctacttctgccccaccccttaaaaaatgctgcgtacgcccaTGGTACGTTACCTTATTTAAGTATATTCTTAATTCACCAGGTACGGACATGCCGCTGTCGCAATGGGAGTCCCTGTTCGACGGGCCGGCGCCTGCTCTCCTCACTGAGCAGGAGCGTAACGAGTGGCTCACGCACCTCGACAAGGTGGCGCTAGCTTCTGACGCCTTCTTCCCCTTCCGGGACAACATCGACCGAGCTGTACAGGTCAGTTATACACCACAGAACACCACCACTACTATACCGAGCACATAAGATAATCGACCGAGGTCAccacatataaaataaaataaatcaattttcaggcaactattggcccatacataaataccttaaaactagcatacatattacagtgaaacctggttaagtgggacctggataagtgagaaacctctatagctgggactcatggtgcggtcccgacaccttagcactgaattacctctgttactgagaaaaaacgaacctctataactgggattcgttattgtgattttatagtcacatttacctctataactgagacagagagtgtattttacctcttttactgagactatatttataagattacattttcctaattgttttttggaattatatagggaattgacttctgtatctgagataacgtcaatctatgacctctctaacttggacttcattgaacaattcccgtattcttactaactcttagtcaatccacaaattccgcatttgcctaattgtgtctaaacaacttcaagtttgatttagttaatttatgtaagtagttaaaactatcgaaacgaaagctgaaattttgataagtaacacgaaaaaataaattttcatttattaaatttctaatacgcattgaagtccgtatcaaatttaatttaattttgaaatatctatcctttggagaatcattcaaaattaattcaaagaaatatttaaacagactaaaaaaatatttagggacaaggattattttaccttatttattttaaaagataattactaaataccctattaaccacctctataactgaaatatgctctattctcacctctattaatggaaccctctgtaaatgagacagaaatttatttgtacctggctaactgggagcctgggtaagtggaaaacctctttaagtgagacaaatttgctcgccccttgagatctcacttatccaggtttcattgtataaaaatatattttaaaactaaacactacaaatcacattattaATCATATTATAAGCGCTCCCATACAAATATAGTATGGGAGCGCGACCGCTATTTCAGCTGCGCCACCGGCACTCGTGTAAATTAATAGTAATACACGAACGAGTGAGAATTGAGGCCCGAAGCCGAAGGCGAGGGCTTCATTAATTAACAATAGTTCGTATTCGTAATTCCTGTATCGCCCGTGGCATACAATGTTTTGCATCACACTTTTGAGAAAAAGGGAAATAAATACTTCTGCTTAATTTCGTACGTACTTACGTAATAAATACTTCTGTTAAATCGTAGCATTTTACAAGTAAATAagtctgtgtaagatgtcccccttatatttatatttatttaaatttgcgTCTATGTATCGTGACTACctgaagacgctggatgcgggttcGCTTCCATcaggtacgaatggaggtccaaacgggaggcctatgttcagcagtggacgtcttatggctgagatgatgatggtgaCTACCAACGCTTAGAATAAATGacataatgaaagaaaataaaCCTTATTGCGATTTTTAAGACAATGCACAAGAAACTGTTGATAAAAAAGTTACTCATTTCTGTCGACCTGATTACGTTATCACATAGGTTGTGAGTTATCTCTTTATCTGGCGCGTGTAAAGTTTTTATCACCTCTCCTTTTTGCGGTTCATGAAATTCAAAGAGTATtatcataaattcataaattgCAAAGATCTCATGAAAAATTTCCAACAAATTGAGAATCTCCTTTTTTCAAGTCCGTTAAAAATGCCATCTGTATAGTGACTTGTgactaaagcaggccactgacgagccttccaaatggatgccgttacaatggattcatccaaatggacggcatcctaatactaaacattgtacatatattgtactatttggactgttggaaggctcgtcagtggccacctttagggTGGTAATCCATCTATCCAATATCATTGTCCAATGTGTGTTGCGTcgcacattttgcttaatgagagagtgagacgccaTAACattggacaagtggaatacAACCCTAATGTATTTTCTGCTCAACAGTGCGGCGTAGAGTACATCGGCAGCCCGGCCGGGTCCAACAACGACGCGGAGGTCATCGCGGCCTGCAACGAGCACAAGATCACGCTCGCACACACCAACCTCAGACTGTTCCACCACTAAGCCGACCATTCTACCCTTCTTTGGAGTATCTTTTGCCAGCCAAAAAACGACtttgagtttttgaatttagagTTGAATTTTGATTGTCATTTCAAACGCGATATTTCATTCGCCGGATTCGAAGGTTTAAGGAATTGAGTCCCGTGGACGCGATTTCGAATCGGCAGACATTCAAAATTGCAATCGAACTTCAAAACTTTTGACTGGCAATTTTGAAATCCTAGGACCTGATCGGCTAaggcgcgcgtcagttgacgtcaaAGCAACGACAAACAAAGCAAAGCATCAGTTGACCGtttggcggtcaaaaggttaactCAATTCATTAGAGAAATTTAATATGAACATTTCCCATATAAGTATATCATATTTGTTAAGAatacagacggtttggtgcaatcTTCGAGTTCATTTACTGTGATCATGCAAGCACGAATATTTTTATCATCCCGTAACTTATCAATAAAATCATtccatatttttaatatttttaatattacaaTTTTGTTATATAAGTGATTGTTAGCGTTTTTAAGAGAATGTATTTAGAGTGAATCTCTTTTATATTTGTTAAAAGTATACATTGTGCCTTGTTAGACTTTAAGGATTTATTAAACGTATGACGTTTattattcgttttattttattattaaaaacaaacagtATAACGTTTATGTCCCGATGTAAATAGTCAATTTACATTATAAGACATAACATTCAACATTATGGATATGGGGCTATTTGGAAGTGTGGGAACGATGTCCCCCAGAGTCCTGTACTGTTGGGTAGATGGCAGGGTGCCCAAAAGTGCTGGTGACGTTGCCGCGCTGaatcacagaataattaatagtactaccgtacagaaaggacacttcctacaaacccgaagtttgacagcggttcagggtcgaatcatgctatccctttctattATATGGCAAGTGATTACCTTATCTGTGGTGGTGCACGctaaaggaagtcaagtggtgccaaccctaataattgctcggagcaaggCTGAGCCGAGCAGAGCagagttcgaccgaagtgagGACTGTCTCCCCGCTGGCTGAATGGCGATGCCAATCCGATGGGCAAGGAAGTAACCAGCCTGTTATAGACTACAGAACAtatagtaaattattattgtgTACAATAATTTTCctttacatacctacctacgtttTCTTTGTGTGATATCAATGTTAAACAGACTGTTTCAACAGACcttgaatataatttatttccaATGGCATGATTCAACGAGCGAAATAAAAAAGGAAGCCAGACACTTcctagtaggtaagtataagtaattttgtttttgtaaatacAGGCTATGAATAAAGTGTTTATTTAACGtaaataatacaaatttaatactttagtaccttataaaataaaataactaaaactaaacctaacaaAAGGCTATGATATTTCTTCTAATTGCTAgctgtatgtacagtcacctgcaataatatgttagttATGTTACAcatcgaaggccgcaaaaatatctgacacgaacttatttgtagagctataagaaagtgtcacatatttttgtggccttcgaagagtaacatgttattgcaggtgactgtacagtataaatgttgttataggtacctacaacatGTTTGTACTACTTGGGTACTAGGTAGTGGTTTTGGCAATTGACTAAATTAACTCAAATCCTAATTGTACAAGagaaattaagtaagtatactTAAGTGGTCTTCGCACTAGCGCCGCATCCGTTTTGCAGTGGGATAACCGCCTAAAATTATgttttgtaggtaagtacttaatatgCTAATACCTATATCTTATCTCAGATACTATTAAGGACAATTCGTTTAGTTAATTGACCACCCAGTATCCGGTTTTTGTAGGGTGCATTGGGTTAATTTCGAAGGCGGGATAATTTGGAAaatggcaaatatctactaagaTAGAAGCACTTTCTACTGTAGTAACAGTACGCTACATGACGTGGTAAGCGTTGCAGTAGCGTGTTGCTAAAGTACGGAGTGCTTCTGGTTTTATAGATATTGTCATTTTCTAAATTACCCCAATGCACTTTACCAACATTTTACTAAGATAACAAATTATTTGGACAGGTTTAGGTataattcataatatttttctttaagATCCTAAAGTTACATAATGTCACAATTATGGTTATTATtgttaagtatgtacctacataatatgatATTATGTTGCGGCGTGAAAGAACAGTGAGTATAATTCCTAGCTTTTACGATTACCTAGATTGAAATTGATAATAAtacaagggtcagatgcagaaagcggtaattttggacaagGCGCGTATAtaatagtacgtcgattcctcactctgctgcggccctgaccaccggcagcttgggccctgccccgctgccggcagcacggcaccctaggttaggtttgtttataatgtgtttatatgtatttttattgtattttatgtgcttttgtattttatttttatattcatgttataaacaacctaTATAACTTAAGaaggaaaataaataagtgaaaataTGATCTTTATTTTCGACAATAATCAATGTAATCATCCTTTCTAATACGATTATGATTAATTAAATCACCTTTTCTAATACGTCGGTCAACAGAGTTCTCACAGAAGTCACAGAGTTCATCGTGCACCGAAAGCGGCGCGGGCTCGGGGGTTTTCGTGAGTCAACCGGCTGGTTCTTCCCCGGCTGTGTTACGTCATCAATATGCGAAACGTTCGGCAGTACAGGTGTTGCCAGATCACAAGTTATCTTAATTATCTTTTTTTTCGTCTTTTGATACGTGTCAAACGTAAGAATGTATTAGAAAAAGTATTAAATCACGATGCATTTGTGGTATTATACGTGTAGAAATAAAATGTTACTCCGTAATATTATAAGTATACTAGGCAGACTTAGATTAGAGGCTTAGATTGagaaaaaaaacctttttaaaGACAACACTGCGTTTATCCAACAGTAGAAAATAATCAATTTAATGGTTTTGGTTTTCTATGGTTGCATTTAGTGTACATTTTGGGTTATTATTTTGATTGGAAATAAGTTTACTGAAATAATTGTTGTGacgtttgtaaaaaaatacttattgttATGTTGAAAGTGAGATAATCTACTGCTACTGCTGAAGTCAGAGAATCCGTACTTCAAGGGGCaatgaaaataaacaaaggtATTATGGATTATAAGCACAtactcaaattaaataattaatcacgCTGGCATCAAACATCACTTTGCTATTGTAAATTGTAAGTAATTATTTGGACAAGTATGGCTGCGTTACTTTTGTTTgctatattttgaaaaaaaaaaagatatgtaATATGAATATTAGCAAGAGAATAGAAGCAATGTGTTATGTGTATTCCATACAATTGTTACTCTCCCTCCGGTCGCTCCGGCCGGTGAGGGGACGCTGTGTGTCCCCTCACCGGCCATACCGGACCCCATTTTGCATAAAAAAGTATTACTTAACCGTaactagagttggaccaagataagtctgcagcggatttgatagcccacgcagtgcaagtgtcatttatacgtcataatttcatagaagtttgacgtttaaacacgtgcactgcgtgggctatcaaatccgctgcagacttttcgtggacTGACTCTAACTGTATCATAATCATTAGACAAGAGACAAATTTTTACTACTTTATCACCTACTCGTATAAATAAGTGTTAACAAGCTGGTAATTAAAAGAAAGTCACTCGCTAAAGCT contains:
- the LOC134664481 gene encoding bifunctional purine biosynthesis protein ATIC; this encodes MAANGKLALLSVSDKTGLVPLAKCLSEIGLGLVSTGGTATALRAAGLQVRDVADITGAPEMLGGRVKSLHPAVHGGILARLTDSDQADMKRQKFDMISVVVCNLYPFVDTVAKPDVTIADAVENIDIGGVTLLRAAAKNHDRVTILCDPSDYVSVIEELKQKKQTSLETRQKLALKAFTHTAGYDTAISDYFRKQYSAGKAQMTLRYGMNPHQKPAQVFTTRDRLPLTTINGSPGFINLCDALNAWQLVRELKQALGVPAATSFKHVSPAGAAIGLPLTEQEAAVCMVADLLPSLTPLACAYARARGADRMSSFGDFVALSDECDEVTARIISREVSDGVIAPGYSKGALELLKKKKGGSYCVLQMDPTYDPALLEQKTIFGLTLEQKRNDAVITPDLFKNVVTDKKALPENAVRDLIVATIALKYTQSNSVCFARDGQVIGIGAGQQSRIHCTRLAGGKAALWWARAHPLVRGLRFKQGVTRALQSNAIDNFVNGTIGTDMPLSQWESLFDGPAPALLTEQERNEWLTHLDKVALASDAFFPFRDNIDRAVQCGVEYIGSPAGSNNDAEVIAACNEHKITLAHTNLRLFHH